GTCCAGGGCTTGAGCCGGTCGGAGAGCGAGACCACCGCGTAGTCGTGACCGAGCGGCGCGCCGACCCGGGAGGCGGCGGCGTGCGCGGCGGTCATGCCGGGCAGCACCCGGACGGGCACCGAGCGGTACGGGTCGGCGCCGGCGGCCTCCAGGACGGCGGTGGCCATCGCGAAGACGCCGGGGTCGCCGGAGGAGACCACGGCCACCCGGTGGCCGCGCCGGGCCAGGTCGAGGGCGAACTCGGCCCGTTCGGCCTCCACCTTGTTGTCCGAGCCGTGCCGCTGCTGGCCGGCGCGGACCGGCACGCGGTCCAGGTAGGTGGTGTAGCCGACCAGGTCGGTGGCGCCGGCGAGGGCGCCGCGGGCCTCCGGGGTGAGCCAGAGCGGCCCGGCGGGGCCGGTGCCGACCACCACCACCTCGCCCTCGCCCGGCACGGGGGCCGGGACGGGCCGGTCGATCCGGCTGGGCAGTACGGCCACCGAGAAGTACGGGACGGTGTCCGGGTCGACCTCGGCCAGCGGGGCCGTCCGCTCGGCGGCCATGGTGGCGCGCTCGACGTACTGGGCGTCCTCCAGCCGGCCGGCCCGCTCCAGGGCGCGGCGCACGGTGGGGAAGGTCCGGCCGAGCTTCATGATCACGGCCGAGTCGGTGGAGGCCAGCCGGGCCGCCAGCTCCTCCTCCGGCAGGGTGCCGGGCAGGATGGTCAGCACCTCCTCGGCCTCCACCAGCGGGCGGCCGAGCCGGGCGGCGGCGGCGCTGACCGAGGTCACGCCGGGCACCACCTCGG
The sequence above is a segment of the Kitasatospora sp. NBC_00240 genome. Coding sequences within it:
- a CDS encoding precorrin-2 C(20)-methyltransferase; amino-acid sequence: MTDSQATIGGTGRLYGVGLGPGDPSLVTVRAAELIGKADVVAYHSARHGRSIARSIAERYLTEGQIEEKLVYPLTVETTDHPGGYRGAIDEFYEEAAARLAAHLDAGRDVVVLAEGDPLFYGSYQHMHKRLAHRYPTEVVPGVTSVSAAAARLGRPLVEAEEVLTILPGTLPEEELAARLASTDSAVIMKLGRTFPTVRRALERAGRLEDAQYVERATMAAERTAPLAEVDPDTVPYFSVAVLPSRIDRPVPAPVPGEGEVVVVGTGPAGPLWLTPEARGALAGATDLVGYTTYLDRVPVRAGQQRHGSDNKVEAERAEFALDLARRGHRVAVVSSGDPGVFAMATAVLEAAGADPYRSVPVRVLPGMTAAHAAASRVGAPLGHDYAVVSLSDRLKPWTAIARRLRAAAEADLVLALYNPGSKSRTTQVGLARDLLLEHRAPETPVVMARDVGGPTERVRTVRLADLDPAEVDMRTLLLIGSSQTRIVERDNGTEVVWTPRRYPED